A single region of the Salvia miltiorrhiza cultivar Shanhuang (shh) chromosome 8, IMPLAD_Smil_shh, whole genome shotgun sequence genome encodes:
- the LOC130997660 gene encoding protein REVEILLE 8-like isoform X3 codes for MNSNPPPPPQSQLSDASGKKIRKPYTITKSRESWTEEEHDKFLEALQLFDRDWKKIEDFVGSKTVIQIRSHAQKYFLKVQKNGTVAHVPPPRPKRKASHPYPQKAPKNAHGYPTWEEASVLVNNAVPGSMPSENEYNYLGVEADIGSKGVSTISNCSMNAFGSSPRTTPTSELPNQGKQDSVVHGIPDFSEVYGFIGSVFDPESKDHVQKLKEMDPINFETVLLLMRNLTLNLSSPEFEPIKEVLSSYDVQVKEVQVSPGTVISAE; via the exons ATGAATTCCAatccgccgcctccacctcagTCTCAGCTGTCCGACGCCTCCGGCAAGAAGATCCGAAAGCCCTACACCATTACCAAGTCCAGAGAAAGCTGGACGGAAGAAGAGCACGACAAGTTCCTCGAAGCACTCCAAct GTTCGACCGTGATTGGAAGAAAATTGAAGATTTTGTTGGCTCAAAGACAGTAATTCAG ATTCGGAGTCATGCTCAGAAGTACTTTCTGAAGGTTCAGAAGAACGGAACAGTGGCTCATGTTCCTCCACCTCGTCCCAAGCGGAAAGCTTCTCATCCATATCCACAGAAAGCACCCAAAAATG CACATGGATATCCGACATGGGAAGAGGCTTCGGTGCTTGTGAACAATGCGGTGCCTGGAAGCATGCCATCTGAAAATGAATATAATTATCTTGGCGTTGAAG CTGATATTGGATCAAAGGGGGTTTCAACTATTAGCAACTGCAGTATGAATGCCTTTGGAAGTTCGCCAAGAACAACACCAACTTCCGAGTTACCAAATCAGGGAAAGCAAGACTCTGTTGTTCATG GTATTCCAGATTTTTCTGAAGTTTATGGCTTCATCGGTAGTGTCTTTGACCCAGAAAGTAAAGATCATGTGCAAAAACTCAAGGAGATGGATCCCATTAATTTTGAAACT GTCTTGTTATTGATGAGAAATCTGACCTTAAATTTGTCCAGTCCTGAGTTCGAGCCAATT AAAGAGGTCCTATCATCATATGATGTCCAGGTGAAGGAAGTACAAGTTTCCCCCGGGACTGTGATCAGTGCTGAATGA
- the LOC130997660 gene encoding protein REVEILLE 8-like isoform X1, with product MNSNPPPPPQSQLSDASGKKIRKPYTITKSRESWTEEEHDKFLEALQLFDRDWKKIEDFVGSKTVIQIRSHAQKYFLKVQKNGTVAHVPPPRPKRKASHPYPQKAPKNVLVPLQASVAYQSSSVNSIAHGYPTWEEASVLVNNAVPGSMPSENEYNYLGVEADIGSKGVSTISNCSMNAFGSSPRTTPTSELPNQGKQDSVVHGIPDFSEVYGFIGSVFDPESKDHVQKLKEMDPINFETVLLLMRNLTLNLSSPEFEPIKEVLSSYDVQVKEVQVSPGTVISAE from the exons ATGAATTCCAatccgccgcctccacctcagTCTCAGCTGTCCGACGCCTCCGGCAAGAAGATCCGAAAGCCCTACACCATTACCAAGTCCAGAGAAAGCTGGACGGAAGAAGAGCACGACAAGTTCCTCGAAGCACTCCAAct GTTCGACCGTGATTGGAAGAAAATTGAAGATTTTGTTGGCTCAAAGACAGTAATTCAG ATTCGGAGTCATGCTCAGAAGTACTTTCTGAAGGTTCAGAAGAACGGAACAGTGGCTCATGTTCCTCCACCTCGTCCCAAGCGGAAAGCTTCTCATCCATATCCACAGAAAGCACCCAAAAATG TTTTGGTGCCCCTGCAAGCATCAGtggcttatcagtcttcttCTGTGAATTCTATAGCACATGGATATCCGACATGGGAAGAGGCTTCGGTGCTTGTGAACAATGCGGTGCCTGGAAGCATGCCATCTGAAAATGAATATAATTATCTTGGCGTTGAAG CTGATATTGGATCAAAGGGGGTTTCAACTATTAGCAACTGCAGTATGAATGCCTTTGGAAGTTCGCCAAGAACAACACCAACTTCCGAGTTACCAAATCAGGGAAAGCAAGACTCTGTTGTTCATG GTATTCCAGATTTTTCTGAAGTTTATGGCTTCATCGGTAGTGTCTTTGACCCAGAAAGTAAAGATCATGTGCAAAAACTCAAGGAGATGGATCCCATTAATTTTGAAACT GTCTTGTTATTGATGAGAAATCTGACCTTAAATTTGTCCAGTCCTGAGTTCGAGCCAATT AAAGAGGTCCTATCATCATATGATGTCCAGGTGAAGGAAGTACAAGTTTCCCCCGGGACTGTGATCAGTGCTGAATGA
- the LOC130997660 gene encoding protein REVEILLE 8-like isoform X2 produces the protein MNSNPPPPPQSQLSDASGKKIRKPYTITKSRESWTEEEHDKFLEALQLFDRDWKKIEDFVGSKTVIQIRSHAQKYFLKVQKNGTVAHVPPPRPKRKASHPYPQKAPKNAHGYPTWEEASVLVNNAVPGSMPSENEYNYLGVEADIGSKGVSTISNCSMNAFGSSPRTTPTSELPNQGKQDSVVHGIPDFSEVYGFIGSVFDPESKDHVQKLKEMDPINFETVLLLMRNLTLNLSSPEFEPIVSALPHLVAPTFCVEFSILPTASAFVWFLFD, from the exons ATGAATTCCAatccgccgcctccacctcagTCTCAGCTGTCCGACGCCTCCGGCAAGAAGATCCGAAAGCCCTACACCATTACCAAGTCCAGAGAAAGCTGGACGGAAGAAGAGCACGACAAGTTCCTCGAAGCACTCCAAct GTTCGACCGTGATTGGAAGAAAATTGAAGATTTTGTTGGCTCAAAGACAGTAATTCAG ATTCGGAGTCATGCTCAGAAGTACTTTCTGAAGGTTCAGAAGAACGGAACAGTGGCTCATGTTCCTCCACCTCGTCCCAAGCGGAAAGCTTCTCATCCATATCCACAGAAAGCACCCAAAAATG CACATGGATATCCGACATGGGAAGAGGCTTCGGTGCTTGTGAACAATGCGGTGCCTGGAAGCATGCCATCTGAAAATGAATATAATTATCTTGGCGTTGAAG CTGATATTGGATCAAAGGGGGTTTCAACTATTAGCAACTGCAGTATGAATGCCTTTGGAAGTTCGCCAAGAACAACACCAACTTCCGAGTTACCAAATCAGGGAAAGCAAGACTCTGTTGTTCATG GTATTCCAGATTTTTCTGAAGTTTATGGCTTCATCGGTAGTGTCTTTGACCCAGAAAGTAAAGATCATGTGCAAAAACTCAAGGAGATGGATCCCATTAATTTTGAAACT GTCTTGTTATTGATGAGAAATCTGACCTTAAATTTGTCCAGTCCTGAGTTCGAGCCAATTGTAAGTGCTCTGCCTCATCTGGTTGCCCCAACATTTTGTGTTGAATTTTCTATCTTGCCTACAGCAAGTGCATTCGTGTGGTTTCTGTTTGATTGA
- the LOC130997639 gene encoding uncharacterized protein LOC130997639 has protein sequence MKFQDGYQAREALKTNAIENGWQIHFKRVTKNQMEAYCTSPCKWRCYGSLVTLDDSFIIKIVEGVHTCPRAMRNKQVSSSWIAKKYLNVFRVRPEITVKELGKDILERYACHTTIWKLYKAKDKAIEQLRGSVEQHYAKLRSYILELLRVDREGRFELKLDVGAIFKGIYIGFSTLKKGFNVGCRRVIGLDGAFLKTYLGEVLLCAIGKDGNNQMFPIAWAVVEVENEACWKWFLQILMEELGLRDGLGITFISDQQKGLINAIQDLAPFATHRNCARHVYSNWKKTHKGATLKNILWKVVRATYLEEYNLALQEMEKENAVAHEDFIGRDPKKFCKAFIEPAVVCDMILNNVSETFNGYILNARGKHLIHMLEEIRTSLMDRQYRKLEEVRGNNDLLCPSIRKKLDKLNMDSRFCITHPALGGKFEVDLNEDRFVVDVGTRSCTCRQWDITGIPCPHGCAMINFLKEDVAGYVHEYYSLAKYKDAYAYGLPPLNGEKMWPRAEGYPVKPPLVKKMPR, from the exons ATGAAGTTTCAGGATGGATATCAAGCTAGAGAGGCTTTAAAAACTAATGCAATTGAGAATGGATGGCAAATTCACTTCAAAAGGGTAActaagaatcaaatggaagcatattgcacatcaccttgcAAGTGGAGGTGTTATGGGAGCTTGGTGACATTAGATGACTCTTTTATTATTAAGATTGTTGAGGGGGTTCATACTTGTCCTAGAGCTATGAGAAATAAACAGGTGAGTTCTAGTTGGATAGCTAAAAAATATCTCAATGTCTTTCGAGTTAGGCCGGAGATCACAGTGAAAGAGTTAGGgaaggacattctggaaagataTGCTTGCCATACAACAATCTGGAAATTGTATAAAGCAAAAGATAAGGCAATTGAACAGTTAAGAGGCTCGGTGGAGCAACACTATGCTAAACTTAGGAGTTACATACTAGAGTTACTTAGGGTGGACAGAGAAGGAAGATTTGAACTAAAGTTGGATGTTGGGGCTATTTTCAAGGGAATTTATATTGGGTTTAGTACACTGAAAAAGGGCTTTAATGTTGGATGTAGGAGAGTGATTGGACTGGATGGGGCATTCCTAAAAACTTATTTGGGAGAAGTGTtgttatgtgctattgggaaaGATGGAAACAATCAGATGTTTCCTATTGCTTGGGCCGTGGTAGAAGTGGAAAATGAAGCCTGTTGGAAATGGTTTTTGCAGATTTTGATGGAGGAATTGGGCCTGCGAGATGGTCTTGGGATCACTTTTATAAGTGATCAACAAAAG GGACTTATTAATGCAATTCAAGATTTAGCCCCATTTGCTACACACAGAAATTGTGCCCGTCATGTCTATTCTAATTGGAAAAAAACCCACAAAGGGGCAACATTGAAGAATATCCTTTGGAAAGTGGTTAGGGCTACATACTTGGAGGAGTATAATTTGGCATTACAAGAAATGGAGAAGGAAAATGCTGTAGCTCATGAAGATTTCATAGGAAGAGATCCTAAGAAATTTTGTAAGGCATTCATTGAACCTGCTGTAGTTTGTGATATGATTCTGAATAATGTTAGTGAAACCTTCAATGGTTATATACTTAATGCCAGAGGAAAGCATTTGATTCACATGTTGGAGGAGATTAGAACATCTCTAATGGACAGGCAATATAGGAAATTGGAAGAGGTCAGGGGCAACAATGATTTACTATGTCCATCTATTCGAAAGAAACTTGATAAGTTGAATATGGATAGTCGATTTTGTATCACACATCCTGCTTTAGGGGGAAAATTTGAGGTAGATTTAAATGAGGATCGATTTGTAGTTGATGTTGGGACTAGGTCATGTACTTGTAGACAATGGGATATAACAGGCATTCCTTGTCCTCATGGATGTGCTATGATTAATTTTCTCAAAGAAGATGTTGCTGGTTATGTGCATGAGTATTACTCTTTGGCTAAATATAAGGATGCTTATGCATATGGGTTGCCACCATTGAATGGTGAGAAGATGTGGCCAAGAGCAGAGGGGTATCCTGTCAAACCACCTTTGGTGAAGAAGATGCCTAGGTAG
- the LOC130997643 gene encoding 60S ribosomal protein L4-1-like isoform X2 — protein sequence MSTINFSLSANPIFSLLVVFPYPAPGKMAAAAARPLVTVQSLENDMATDGGAAANCLPLPDVMKAAIRPDIVTFVHGQISNNARQPYAVSKRAGHQTSAESWGTGRAVSRIPRVPGGGTHRAGQGAFGNMCRGGRMFAPTKIWRRWHRAVNVTQKRHAVVSAIAASAVPSLVLARGHKIEEVPELPLVVSDSAEAVEKTSAALKILKQIGALADAEKAKDSQGIRAGKGKMRNRRYISRKGPLIVYGNEGSKLVKAFRNIPGVDIAHVSRLNLLKLAPGGHLGRFIVWTKSAFEKLDEVYGTFDKPSEKKSGYVLPRAKMVNADLARIINSDELQSVVRPIKKEVNRAQLKKNPLKNLNVMLKLNPYAKAAKRMALLAEAQRVKAKQEKLDKKRKPITKEEAAAIKSASKGWYKTMISDSDYTEFENFTKWLGVSQ from the coding sequence ATGTCCACTATAAATTTCTCCCTCTCTGCAAACCCTATTTTTTCACTCTTAGTTGTTTTCCCGTATCCAGCCCCCGGGAAaatggccgccgccgccgcccgccccCTCGTCACCGTGCAGTCCCTGGAGAACGATATGGCCACCGACGGAGGAGCCGCAGCCAACTGCCTGCCTCTTCCTGACGTAATGAAAGCCGCTATCCGCCCCGACATCGTCACGTTCGTGCACGGCCAGATCTCCAACAACGCCCGGCAGCCTTACGCCGTCTCCAAACGCGCCGGCCACCAGACCTCTGCCGAGTCCTGGGGTACCGGCCGTGCAGTCTCCCGTATCCCCCGTGTACCCGGCGGTGGTACCCACCGCGCCGGGCAGGGAGCCTTCGGGAACATGTGTCGCGGCGGACGAATGTTCGCTCCGACGAAGATCTGGCGCCGCTGGCACAGAGCTGTCAATGTCACGCAGAAGCGCCACGCCGTCGTTTCGGCGATCGCGGCTTCCGCTGTACCTTCTTTGGTCCTTGCTCGCGGACACAAAATCGAGGAGGTTCCTGAATTGCCTCTTGTTGTTTCCGATTCCGCTGAGGCTGTAGAGAAAACTAGCGCCGCGCTGAAAATCCTCAAGCAAATCGGAGCATTGGCCGATGCCGAGAAGGCGAAGGATAGCCAAGGTATCCGCGCCGGAAAGGGGAAAATGCGCAATCGCCGCTACATTTCGAGGAAAGGACCGCTGATTGTCTACGGAAATGAAGGATCGAAGCTGGTGAAGGCCTTCCGCAATATCCCTGGCGTAGACATCGCGCATGTTTCGCGCCTCAATCTGCTGAAGCTTGCTCCCGGTGGCCATCTCGGGAGGTTTATTGTTTGGACCAAATCTGCTTtcgagaagcttgatgaggtttaTGGCACTTTCGACAAGCCTTCGGAGAAGAAGAGTGGGTATGTGCTTCCCAGGGCTAAGATGGTGAATGCTGATCTTGCTAGGATTATCAACTCTGATGAATTGCAATCTGTGGTGAGGCCGATCAAGAAGGAGGTGAATAGAGCTCAATTGAAGAAGAATCCGCTGAAGAATCTAAATGTAATGTTGAAGCTCAACCCGTACGCCAAGGCTGCCAAGAGAATGGCGCTTCTGGCTGAGGCGCAGAGAGTTAAGGCCAAGCAGGAGAAACTTGACAAGAAAAGGAAACCAATCACCAAG
- the LOC130997643 gene encoding 60S ribosomal protein L4-1-like isoform X1 has translation MAAAAARPLVTVQSLENDMATDGGAAANCLPLPDVMKAAIRPDIVTFVHGQISNNARQPYAVSKRAGHQTSAESWGTGRAVSRIPRVPGGGTHRAGQGAFGNMCRGGRMFAPTKIWRRWHRAVNVTQKRHAVVSAIAASAVPSLVLARGHKIEEVPELPLVVSDSAEAVEKTSAALKILKQIGALADAEKAKDSQGIRAGKGKMRNRRYISRKGPLIVYGNEGSKLVKAFRNIPGVDIAHVSRLNLLKLAPGGHLGRFIVWTKSAFEKLDEVYGTFDKPSEKKSGYVLPRAKMVNADLARIINSDELQSVVRPIKKEVNRAQLKKNPLKNLNVMLKLNPYAKAAKRMALLAEAQRVKAKQEKLDKKRKPITKEEAAAIKSASKGWYKTMISDSDYTEFENFTKWLGVSQ, from the coding sequence atggccgccgccgccgcccgccccCTCGTCACCGTGCAGTCCCTGGAGAACGATATGGCCACCGACGGAGGAGCCGCAGCCAACTGCCTGCCTCTTCCTGACGTAATGAAAGCCGCTATCCGCCCCGACATCGTCACGTTCGTGCACGGCCAGATCTCCAACAACGCCCGGCAGCCTTACGCCGTCTCCAAACGCGCCGGCCACCAGACCTCTGCCGAGTCCTGGGGTACCGGCCGTGCAGTCTCCCGTATCCCCCGTGTACCCGGCGGTGGTACCCACCGCGCCGGGCAGGGAGCCTTCGGGAACATGTGTCGCGGCGGACGAATGTTCGCTCCGACGAAGATCTGGCGCCGCTGGCACAGAGCTGTCAATGTCACGCAGAAGCGCCACGCCGTCGTTTCGGCGATCGCGGCTTCCGCTGTACCTTCTTTGGTCCTTGCTCGCGGACACAAAATCGAGGAGGTTCCTGAATTGCCTCTTGTTGTTTCCGATTCCGCTGAGGCTGTAGAGAAAACTAGCGCCGCGCTGAAAATCCTCAAGCAAATCGGAGCATTGGCCGATGCCGAGAAGGCGAAGGATAGCCAAGGTATCCGCGCCGGAAAGGGGAAAATGCGCAATCGCCGCTACATTTCGAGGAAAGGACCGCTGATTGTCTACGGAAATGAAGGATCGAAGCTGGTGAAGGCCTTCCGCAATATCCCTGGCGTAGACATCGCGCATGTTTCGCGCCTCAATCTGCTGAAGCTTGCTCCCGGTGGCCATCTCGGGAGGTTTATTGTTTGGACCAAATCTGCTTtcgagaagcttgatgaggtttaTGGCACTTTCGACAAGCCTTCGGAGAAGAAGAGTGGGTATGTGCTTCCCAGGGCTAAGATGGTGAATGCTGATCTTGCTAGGATTATCAACTCTGATGAATTGCAATCTGTGGTGAGGCCGATCAAGAAGGAGGTGAATAGAGCTCAATTGAAGAAGAATCCGCTGAAGAATCTAAATGTAATGTTGAAGCTCAACCCGTACGCCAAGGCTGCCAAGAGAATGGCGCTTCTGGCTGAGGCGCAGAGAGTTAAGGCCAAGCAGGAGAAACTTGACAAGAAAAGGAAACCAATCACCAAG